The Deinococcus malanensis genome segment CGCCGCGATGGTGATATCGCGGGTCTCTGTTCCGGGACTACTGAAGTCCACCCGCGTGGTGATCAGCTGCAGCGTGAGACCGCGCCCCGGTTCAGCCGGTTCCAACCGCAGATCCAGCGGGCTGCCCAGGTTCACGGTGGACGAGAAGGTGGCCCGCACCTGCGCGCTGTGTTTGTGGAACATGGTCAGTTCCTGCGGGTCCAGGCTCATCTGCACGATTGAGGGCGTGGTTGCGGGCGTGGTGGCGTGGCAGACGACCTTAGGCTGGGCCCAGTTGGCGTGATCGAACTGGATGCCGTTGCCCCCATCCGTCACCACCAGTCGCAGTTCCTGTTTCCCAGTGATGTCCAGGTCCACCAGTCTGGCCGGGTCCTTGCCTTTCATCACGCCGCTGTCATACGTCTTGGTGCCGTCCAGAAACACCTGGAACACCACCTTGCCGCGCTTGCCCACCTCATCATCCACGCCCACGTCCGCCGTGAAGCGGGTACACGCCGCTCCCGTTCCTTTCAGGCTGAAACGCAGTTCGCTGCCCGCATGCGTGCCGTACCCCCGCATGTACGTCTTCCCATTGATGGACAGCATTTTTCCGTCGCCGGCCACCTGCGTTCCGTTGCTACGGTTCATCTCCAGCGGTCCCCAACTGTTGGTGGCCGAAAGGATATGGTCGGAGGACAAATTGTTCTCGCCCGGGGTCAGGCTCAGGGTCGTGAGTCGGCCCTCGGCGGCCGCGTATGTCCACGGGTACCTGACACCGTTCGCGTAAGGGTCAGCCACGGCAGCCGAATCCACGTGTGACTGGC includes the following:
- a CDS encoding NPCBM/NEW2 domain-containing protein, translating into MPARHHVLFNTALTLILAACGQSHVDSAAVADPYANGVRYPWTYAAAEGRLTTLSLTPGENNLSSDHILSATNSWGPLEMNRSNGTQVAGDGKMLSINGKTYMRGYGTHAGSELRFSLKGTGAACTRFTADVGVDDEVGKRGKVVFQVFLDGTKTYDSGVMKGKDPARLVDLDITGKQELRLVVTDGGNGIQFDHANWAQPKVVCHATTPATTPSIVQMSLDPQELTMFHKHSAQVRATFSSTVNLGSPLDLRLEPAEPGRGLTLQLITTRVDFSSPGTETRDITIAAPNALSNNPADSLAPYRLIASRNGQDVASALVTIDVRALNVKTYIEPTSISGRAGETRRVTVVVTVDPPIDGPVPLQLVFAPQGETSIHFAEIINVSPSRGDGGKMMADMDIRFFDNPAVPDFALSGTFNVQVSVGDIVSYRTPGYGTRAAPIELKLIR